A section of the Candidatus Zixiibacteriota bacterium genome encodes:
- a CDS encoding polyprenyl synthetase family protein: MSTLDSQQLLEYTKPIQSDLEEFDQKLHDHLRGDSPLISSIAQHLLRARGKRVRPAFLFLSSRAAGNFTPYTVDSSLAVELIHTATLLHDDVVDESNMRRGQETVNAQWTNLISVLMGDYLFAKAFRIMVEAESIDLMKAISRATERVSVGELRQIEETGNYELSEDEYLTIIADKTASLFNVSCEIGPILGDCGKRERRKFSQFGEKVGVAFQIVDDLLDYVGDATVTGKEPGNDVLTGKVTLPLIYSLRKVGKTGRKEMVSFLRKNDSPDSFEKVSQFITENGGLEYAYDKANKLIEDGLEGISHLPSSEHFDCLVSMVRFTTARVS; encoded by the coding sequence GTGAGTACTTTAGACAGCCAGCAGTTGCTTGAATACACAAAGCCGATTCAGTCTGATCTGGAAGAGTTCGATCAGAAGCTCCACGATCATCTTCGCGGCGATTCTCCGTTGATTTCATCGATTGCCCAGCATCTCCTTCGTGCCCGTGGAAAACGTGTGCGCCCGGCCTTTCTTTTTTTGTCTTCGCGGGCGGCTGGCAATTTCACGCCCTACACTGTCGACTCTTCGCTCGCGGTGGAGTTGATTCATACGGCCACATTGCTTCATGATGATGTTGTTGATGAGTCGAACATGCGTCGCGGACAGGAAACGGTAAACGCCCAATGGACCAATCTGATCTCGGTGCTCATGGGTGATTACCTTTTTGCCAAAGCGTTTCGGATAATGGTTGAGGCGGAGTCGATAGATCTGATGAAAGCGATATCGCGAGCCACGGAACGTGTGTCGGTGGGCGAGTTGCGCCAGATAGAAGAGACGGGGAATTACGAATTATCTGAGGACGAGTACCTTACAATAATTGCCGACAAGACGGCTTCACTATTTAATGTTTCGTGTGAGATTGGCCCTATTCTGGGCGACTGTGGGAAACGCGAACGCCGCAAGTTTTCCCAGTTTGGAGAGAAGGTGGGTGTCGCGTTTCAGATTGTCGATGACCTGCTGGATTATGTCGGAGATGCTACCGTTACAGGTAAGGAGCCGGGCAACGACGTTTTAACGGGAAAAGTTACTCTGCCGCTTATCTATTCGTTGCGGAAGGTAGGGAAAACGGGCCGTAAGGAAATGGTATCGTTCCTGCGTAAGAATGATTCACCGGATTCATTTGAGAAAGTAAGTCAGTTCATTACTGAGAATGGTGGCCTTGAGTATGCTTATGATAAGGCCAATAAACTAATTGAGGATGGTCTTGAAGGTATCTCGCACCTTCCTTCTTCAGAACATTTCGATTGTCTGGTGAGCATGGTTAGGTTCACAACTGCGCGGGTTTCATGA